From a region of the Manduca sexta isolate Smith_Timp_Sample1 chromosome 19, JHU_Msex_v1.0, whole genome shotgun sequence genome:
- the LOC115444024 gene encoding glutamate receptor ionotropic, kainate 2 isoform X2 — protein MVTIFLTLHCLNYVDGDKNIGAIFDDGTFLLESAFKVALAAASEGQDDPFGGTVVKTSPGDILEAESAFCSLLENNIFGVLGPTVQGPLQHVQSITDSLEMPQMIIKPEVSQNRNWSTVNLYPHHIAYSQIFADIIQMKSWTEFTIIYEGAELLPFLDNIITMQNTNSGEKILMNLVQLPDGDDFRFQLKTVKSSGSLNYLINCSLKTLPLLLEQAQQVGIMSDDHSYLIMNPDFQTVDISPHKHGGSNITGIRLFDPSLESIQTFITSLNEKVVELSEGQIENAIADDALTLDLALVYDAVILYTSAVNAMELEEGANVTCEDNESWEFGSSVINYIRTMEIDGLTGIIKFDEDGFRSDFEVDILEVMAHGFEKVGTWSLEDGYTETRTVIPPTEQEGSDSMKGKHFLILTALSAPYGMLRESAKKLEGNARYEGFGIELIEELAKMNEFNYTFDIQADGVYGSYNPKTKKWNGMMEKIMDGRADFAITDLTITSARQKAVDFTSPFMNLGITILYKKPTKEPPNLFSFISPFSSGVWSWLAGAFVGVSVLLFVLGRLAPEEWQNPYPCIEEPETLDNQFTLANSFWFTLGSVLTQGSEIAPIAVSTRMAGSMWWFFTLIMVSSYTANLAAFLTVESKFYAITSVQDLANNPYGITYGAKKGGATFSFFKESDNLLYQKMYHYMDDHPEYQTATNDEGLERVKSETEKYAFLMESTSIEYMVERNCDVARVGGLLDSKGYGIAMKKNSPYRQPMSESILQLQEEGKLIRMKDKWWKEKRGGGVCQDDDVGGGDAQPLVLANVGGVFIVLAAGCGLAVLCAFLEMLFDVWMISHRMKISFKDEIIAELKFILSFSGDTKPVRHREPSGSGSRSSKKDKEDSGEAESIGDNRLDPAPTPRSERSSHSHHTLHSRRQSNAVQMARMRKYSGRSIL, from the exons ATGGTgacaatatt tttaacTCTACATTGTCTAAATTATGTTGATggagataaaaatattg gtgCAATATTCGACGATGGCACATTTTTATTAGAATCTGCCTTTAAGGTAGCTTTAGCTGCTGCCTCTGAAGGTCAAGATGACCCCTTTGGTGGTACCGTTGTAAAGACTTCTCCGGGAGATATCTTAGAGGCGGAAAGTGCTTTCTGTAGTCTTCTAGAG AATAATATCTTTGGAGTTCTAGGTCCAACTGTGCAAGGACCATTGCAACACGTCCAATCGATTACCGATTCCTTAGAAATGCCTCAAATGATCATTAAACCAGAGGTTTCACAAAATCGTAACTGGTCAACAGTAAATTTATACCCACATCACATCGCATATTCTCAG ATCTTCGCTGACATTATACAAATGAAAAGTTGGACGgaatttactataatatacgAAGGCGCTGAACTTTTACCGTTCCTAGACAATATAATCACAATGCAGAATACAAACAGTGGTGAAAAGATTTTGATGAATCTCGTTCAATTACCTGATGGAGACGACTTCAG ATTCCAATTAAAGACCGTGAAAAGTTCGGGCTctcttaattacttaattaactGTAGTTTAAAAACTTTACCATTGTTACTCGAGCAAGCACAGCAAGTTGGGATAATGTCTGATGATCACAGCTACCTTATAATGAACCCTGACTTTCAAACTGTCGACATAAGTCCTCATAAACACGGCGGTTCTAATATAACGG GGATACGCTTATTCGATCCTAGTTTAGAGTCCATTCAAACCTTCATTACGTCTCTAAATGAGAAAGTAGTGGAATTATCTGAGGGTCAGATAGAGAACGCAATTGCAGACGATGCTTTAACTTTAGATTTGGCTTTAGTTTATGACGCTGTTATTTTGTACACTTCGGCAGTAAATGCGATGGAACTTGAAGAAGGTGCTAATGTTACTTGCGAAGACAATGAAAGCTGGGAATTTGGATCTagtgttattaattacattagaact ATGGAAATAGATGGCTTGACAGGCATTATAAAATTCGATGAGGATGGTTTTCGTTCTGATTTCGAAGTAGATATATTAGAGGTTATGGCTCATGGTTTCGAAAAG GTTGGAACATGGTCTCTTGAAGATGGTTATACGGAAACTAGGACTGTTATTCCGCCCACTGAACAAGAAGGATCAGACTCTATGAAAggcaaacattttttaatactcACTGCTCTG aGTGCACCGTATGGAATGTTAAGAGAATCGGCAAAAAAGCTAGAGGGTAATGCTCGTTATGAAGGTTTCGGTATAGAATTAATAGAAGAACTAGCAAAAATGAACGAATTTAATTACACGTTTGATATACAAGCTGATGGTGTCTATGGCTCATATAATCCGAAGACCAAAAAATGGAATGGCATGATGGAAAAAATTATGGATGGt CGAGCAGATTTCGCCATAACGGATCTAACGATAACTTCGGCACGACAGAAAGCAGTGGACTTTACCAGCCCTTTCATGAATTTGGGAAtaactatactatataaaaaaccTACTAAAGAACCTCCAAACTTGTTCTCCTTCATATCACCATTTTCATCAGGC gtgtGGAGCTGGCTTGCAGGCGCTTTTGTTGGAGTATCTgtcttattatttgttttgggAAGATTAGCACCTGAAGAATGGCAAAATCCCTACCCATGTATAGAAGAACCGGAGACCTTAGATAATCAGTTTACATTAGCAAATTCTTTTTGGTTTACGCTTGGAAGTGTTCTAACGCAAGGATCGGAAATTGCTCCAAT agcGGTCTCTACCCGTATGGCGGGTAGTATGTGGTGGTTTTTCACATTAATCATGGTATCGTCATATACAGCCAATCTTGCTGCTTTCCTCACGGTTGAATCCAAGTTTTATGCTATTACAAGTGTACAAGATTTGGCTAATAATCCATACGGTATAACGTATGGTGCGAAGAAGGGTGGCGCCACATTCAGTTTCTTTAAG GAATCTGATAACTTATTATATCAGAAAATGTATCATTACATGGACGATCATCCGGAATACCAAACGGCCACGAACGATGAGGGACTTGAAag AGTTAAATCGGAGACAGAAAAATATGCATTCCTGATGGAATCGACATCGATCGAGTATATGGTTGAACGGAATTGTGATGTTGCGCGAGTTGGCGGACTTCTGGATAGCAAGGGTTATGGTATTGCTATGAAAAAAA ATTCGCCGTATCGACAGCCAATGAGCGAATCAATACTACAATTACAAGAAGAAGGTAAATTAATCCGAATGAAAGATAAGTGGTGGAAGGAGAAAAGAGGCGGGGGAGTTTGTCAG GACGACGACGTAGGAGGCGGTGATGCGCAACCTTTAGTCCTAGCTAATGTGGGTGGAGTGTTCATTGTGCTGGCAGCGGGTTGTGGACTAGCCGTCTTATGCGCCTTCTTAGAAATGCTCTTTGACGTCTGGATGATTTCCCATAGAATGAAA ATATCGTTCAAGGATGAAATCATAGCTGAACTGAAGTTCATCCTTAGCTTTAGCGGGGATACTAAGCCAGTACGCCACAGAGAACCTTCTGGAAGTGGTTCGAGAAGTTCGAAGAAAGATAAAGAAGATAGCGGTGAAGCTGAATCTATTGGTGACAATAGACTTGATCCAGCACCGACACCACGATCCGAAAGGTCTTCGCATTCTCACCACACGTTACATAGTAGAAGACAAAGCAACGCTGTACAAATGGCCCGAATGCGGAAATATAGTGGCAGAAGTATATTGTAG
- the LOC115444024 gene encoding glutamate receptor ionotropic, kainate 3 isoform X4 translates to MPQMIIKPEVSQNRNWSTVNLYPHHIAYSQIFADIIQMKSWTEFTIIYEGAELLPFLDNIITMQNTNSGEKILMNLVQLPDGDDFRFQLKTVKSSGSLNYLINCSLKTLPLLLEQAQQVGIMSDDHSYLIMNPDFQTVDISPHKHGGSNITGIRLFDPSLESIQTFITSLNEKVVELSEGQIENAIADDALTLDLALVYDAVILYTSAVNAMELEEGANVTCEDNESWEFGSSVINYIRTMEIDGLTGIIKFDEDGFRSDFEVDILEVMAHGFEKVGTWSLEDGYTETRTVIPPTEQEGSDSMKGKHFLILTALSAPYGMLRESAKKLEGNARYEGFGIELIEELAKMNEFNYTFDIQADGVYGSYNPKTKKWNGMMEKIMDGRADFAITDLTITSARQKAVDFTSPFMNLGITILYKKPTKEPPNLFSFISPFSSGVWSWLAGAFVGVSVLLFVLGRLAPEEWQNPYPCIEEPETLDNQFTLANSFWFTLGSVLTQGSEIAPIAVSTRMAGSMWWFFTLIMVSSYTANLAAFLTVESKFYAITSVQDLANNPYGITYGAKKGGATFSFFKESDNLLYQKMYHYMDDHPEYQTATNDEGLERVKSETEKYAFLMESTSIEYMVERNCDVARVGGLLDSKGYGIAMKKNSPYRQPMSESILQLQEEGKLIRMKDKWWKEKRGGGVCQDDDVGGGDAQPLVLANVGGVFIVLAAGCGLAVLCAFLEMLFDVWMISHRMKISFKDEIIAELKFILSFSGDTKPVRHREPSGSGSRSSKKDKEDSGEAESIGDNRLDPAPTPRSERSSHSHHTLHSRRQSNAVQMARMRKYSGRSIL, encoded by the exons ATGCCTCAAATGATCATTAAACCAGAGGTTTCACAAAATCGTAACTGGTCAACAGTAAATTTATACCCACATCACATCGCATATTCTCAG ATCTTCGCTGACATTATACAAATGAAAAGTTGGACGgaatttactataatatacgAAGGCGCTGAACTTTTACCGTTCCTAGACAATATAATCACAATGCAGAATACAAACAGTGGTGAAAAGATTTTGATGAATCTCGTTCAATTACCTGATGGAGACGACTTCAG ATTCCAATTAAAGACCGTGAAAAGTTCGGGCTctcttaattacttaattaactGTAGTTTAAAAACTTTACCATTGTTACTCGAGCAAGCACAGCAAGTTGGGATAATGTCTGATGATCACAGCTACCTTATAATGAACCCTGACTTTCAAACTGTCGACATAAGTCCTCATAAACACGGCGGTTCTAATATAACGG GGATACGCTTATTCGATCCTAGTTTAGAGTCCATTCAAACCTTCATTACGTCTCTAAATGAGAAAGTAGTGGAATTATCTGAGGGTCAGATAGAGAACGCAATTGCAGACGATGCTTTAACTTTAGATTTGGCTTTAGTTTATGACGCTGTTATTTTGTACACTTCGGCAGTAAATGCGATGGAACTTGAAGAAGGTGCTAATGTTACTTGCGAAGACAATGAAAGCTGGGAATTTGGATCTagtgttattaattacattagaact ATGGAAATAGATGGCTTGACAGGCATTATAAAATTCGATGAGGATGGTTTTCGTTCTGATTTCGAAGTAGATATATTAGAGGTTATGGCTCATGGTTTCGAAAAG GTTGGAACATGGTCTCTTGAAGATGGTTATACGGAAACTAGGACTGTTATTCCGCCCACTGAACAAGAAGGATCAGACTCTATGAAAggcaaacattttttaatactcACTGCTCTG aGTGCACCGTATGGAATGTTAAGAGAATCGGCAAAAAAGCTAGAGGGTAATGCTCGTTATGAAGGTTTCGGTATAGAATTAATAGAAGAACTAGCAAAAATGAACGAATTTAATTACACGTTTGATATACAAGCTGATGGTGTCTATGGCTCATATAATCCGAAGACCAAAAAATGGAATGGCATGATGGAAAAAATTATGGATGGt CGAGCAGATTTCGCCATAACGGATCTAACGATAACTTCGGCACGACAGAAAGCAGTGGACTTTACCAGCCCTTTCATGAATTTGGGAAtaactatactatataaaaaaccTACTAAAGAACCTCCAAACTTGTTCTCCTTCATATCACCATTTTCATCAGGC gtgtGGAGCTGGCTTGCAGGCGCTTTTGTTGGAGTATCTgtcttattatttgttttgggAAGATTAGCACCTGAAGAATGGCAAAATCCCTACCCATGTATAGAAGAACCGGAGACCTTAGATAATCAGTTTACATTAGCAAATTCTTTTTGGTTTACGCTTGGAAGTGTTCTAACGCAAGGATCGGAAATTGCTCCAAT agcGGTCTCTACCCGTATGGCGGGTAGTATGTGGTGGTTTTTCACATTAATCATGGTATCGTCATATACAGCCAATCTTGCTGCTTTCCTCACGGTTGAATCCAAGTTTTATGCTATTACAAGTGTACAAGATTTGGCTAATAATCCATACGGTATAACGTATGGTGCGAAGAAGGGTGGCGCCACATTCAGTTTCTTTAAG GAATCTGATAACTTATTATATCAGAAAATGTATCATTACATGGACGATCATCCGGAATACCAAACGGCCACGAACGATGAGGGACTTGAAag AGTTAAATCGGAGACAGAAAAATATGCATTCCTGATGGAATCGACATCGATCGAGTATATGGTTGAACGGAATTGTGATGTTGCGCGAGTTGGCGGACTTCTGGATAGCAAGGGTTATGGTATTGCTATGAAAAAAA ATTCGCCGTATCGACAGCCAATGAGCGAATCAATACTACAATTACAAGAAGAAGGTAAATTAATCCGAATGAAAGATAAGTGGTGGAAGGAGAAAAGAGGCGGGGGAGTTTGTCAG GACGACGACGTAGGAGGCGGTGATGCGCAACCTTTAGTCCTAGCTAATGTGGGTGGAGTGTTCATTGTGCTGGCAGCGGGTTGTGGACTAGCCGTCTTATGCGCCTTCTTAGAAATGCTCTTTGACGTCTGGATGATTTCCCATAGAATGAAA ATATCGTTCAAGGATGAAATCATAGCTGAACTGAAGTTCATCCTTAGCTTTAGCGGGGATACTAAGCCAGTACGCCACAGAGAACCTTCTGGAAGTGGTTCGAGAAGTTCGAAGAAAGATAAAGAAGATAGCGGTGAAGCTGAATCTATTGGTGACAATAGACTTGATCCAGCACCGACACCACGATCCGAAAGGTCTTCGCATTCTCACCACACGTTACATAGTAGAAGACAAAGCAACGCTGTACAAATGGCCCGAATGCGGAAATATAGTGGCAGAAGTATATTGTAG
- the LOC115444024 gene encoding glutamate receptor ionotropic, kainate 2 isoform X1, whose product MSHIIILFSLTLHCLNYVDGDKNIGAIFDDGTFLLESAFKVALAAASEGQDDPFGGTVVKTSPGDILEAESAFCSLLENNIFGVLGPTVQGPLQHVQSITDSLEMPQMIIKPEVSQNRNWSTVNLYPHHIAYSQIFADIIQMKSWTEFTIIYEGAELLPFLDNIITMQNTNSGEKILMNLVQLPDGDDFRFQLKTVKSSGSLNYLINCSLKTLPLLLEQAQQVGIMSDDHSYLIMNPDFQTVDISPHKHGGSNITGIRLFDPSLESIQTFITSLNEKVVELSEGQIENAIADDALTLDLALVYDAVILYTSAVNAMELEEGANVTCEDNESWEFGSSVINYIRTMEIDGLTGIIKFDEDGFRSDFEVDILEVMAHGFEKVGTWSLEDGYTETRTVIPPTEQEGSDSMKGKHFLILTALSAPYGMLRESAKKLEGNARYEGFGIELIEELAKMNEFNYTFDIQADGVYGSYNPKTKKWNGMMEKIMDGRADFAITDLTITSARQKAVDFTSPFMNLGITILYKKPTKEPPNLFSFISPFSSGVWSWLAGAFVGVSVLLFVLGRLAPEEWQNPYPCIEEPETLDNQFTLANSFWFTLGSVLTQGSEIAPIAVSTRMAGSMWWFFTLIMVSSYTANLAAFLTVESKFYAITSVQDLANNPYGITYGAKKGGATFSFFKESDNLLYQKMYHYMDDHPEYQTATNDEGLERVKSETEKYAFLMESTSIEYMVERNCDVARVGGLLDSKGYGIAMKKNSPYRQPMSESILQLQEEGKLIRMKDKWWKEKRGGGVCQDDDVGGGDAQPLVLANVGGVFIVLAAGCGLAVLCAFLEMLFDVWMISHRMKISFKDEIIAELKFILSFSGDTKPVRHREPSGSGSRSSKKDKEDSGEAESIGDNRLDPAPTPRSERSSHSHHTLHSRRQSNAVQMARMRKYSGRSIL is encoded by the exons ATGtctcatataattattttgtttagtttaacTCTACATTGTCTAAATTATGTTGATggagataaaaatattg gtgCAATATTCGACGATGGCACATTTTTATTAGAATCTGCCTTTAAGGTAGCTTTAGCTGCTGCCTCTGAAGGTCAAGATGACCCCTTTGGTGGTACCGTTGTAAAGACTTCTCCGGGAGATATCTTAGAGGCGGAAAGTGCTTTCTGTAGTCTTCTAGAG AATAATATCTTTGGAGTTCTAGGTCCAACTGTGCAAGGACCATTGCAACACGTCCAATCGATTACCGATTCCTTAGAAATGCCTCAAATGATCATTAAACCAGAGGTTTCACAAAATCGTAACTGGTCAACAGTAAATTTATACCCACATCACATCGCATATTCTCAG ATCTTCGCTGACATTATACAAATGAAAAGTTGGACGgaatttactataatatacgAAGGCGCTGAACTTTTACCGTTCCTAGACAATATAATCACAATGCAGAATACAAACAGTGGTGAAAAGATTTTGATGAATCTCGTTCAATTACCTGATGGAGACGACTTCAG ATTCCAATTAAAGACCGTGAAAAGTTCGGGCTctcttaattacttaattaactGTAGTTTAAAAACTTTACCATTGTTACTCGAGCAAGCACAGCAAGTTGGGATAATGTCTGATGATCACAGCTACCTTATAATGAACCCTGACTTTCAAACTGTCGACATAAGTCCTCATAAACACGGCGGTTCTAATATAACGG GGATACGCTTATTCGATCCTAGTTTAGAGTCCATTCAAACCTTCATTACGTCTCTAAATGAGAAAGTAGTGGAATTATCTGAGGGTCAGATAGAGAACGCAATTGCAGACGATGCTTTAACTTTAGATTTGGCTTTAGTTTATGACGCTGTTATTTTGTACACTTCGGCAGTAAATGCGATGGAACTTGAAGAAGGTGCTAATGTTACTTGCGAAGACAATGAAAGCTGGGAATTTGGATCTagtgttattaattacattagaact ATGGAAATAGATGGCTTGACAGGCATTATAAAATTCGATGAGGATGGTTTTCGTTCTGATTTCGAAGTAGATATATTAGAGGTTATGGCTCATGGTTTCGAAAAG GTTGGAACATGGTCTCTTGAAGATGGTTATACGGAAACTAGGACTGTTATTCCGCCCACTGAACAAGAAGGATCAGACTCTATGAAAggcaaacattttttaatactcACTGCTCTG aGTGCACCGTATGGAATGTTAAGAGAATCGGCAAAAAAGCTAGAGGGTAATGCTCGTTATGAAGGTTTCGGTATAGAATTAATAGAAGAACTAGCAAAAATGAACGAATTTAATTACACGTTTGATATACAAGCTGATGGTGTCTATGGCTCATATAATCCGAAGACCAAAAAATGGAATGGCATGATGGAAAAAATTATGGATGGt CGAGCAGATTTCGCCATAACGGATCTAACGATAACTTCGGCACGACAGAAAGCAGTGGACTTTACCAGCCCTTTCATGAATTTGGGAAtaactatactatataaaaaaccTACTAAAGAACCTCCAAACTTGTTCTCCTTCATATCACCATTTTCATCAGGC gtgtGGAGCTGGCTTGCAGGCGCTTTTGTTGGAGTATCTgtcttattatttgttttgggAAGATTAGCACCTGAAGAATGGCAAAATCCCTACCCATGTATAGAAGAACCGGAGACCTTAGATAATCAGTTTACATTAGCAAATTCTTTTTGGTTTACGCTTGGAAGTGTTCTAACGCAAGGATCGGAAATTGCTCCAAT agcGGTCTCTACCCGTATGGCGGGTAGTATGTGGTGGTTTTTCACATTAATCATGGTATCGTCATATACAGCCAATCTTGCTGCTTTCCTCACGGTTGAATCCAAGTTTTATGCTATTACAAGTGTACAAGATTTGGCTAATAATCCATACGGTATAACGTATGGTGCGAAGAAGGGTGGCGCCACATTCAGTTTCTTTAAG GAATCTGATAACTTATTATATCAGAAAATGTATCATTACATGGACGATCATCCGGAATACCAAACGGCCACGAACGATGAGGGACTTGAAag AGTTAAATCGGAGACAGAAAAATATGCATTCCTGATGGAATCGACATCGATCGAGTATATGGTTGAACGGAATTGTGATGTTGCGCGAGTTGGCGGACTTCTGGATAGCAAGGGTTATGGTATTGCTATGAAAAAAA ATTCGCCGTATCGACAGCCAATGAGCGAATCAATACTACAATTACAAGAAGAAGGTAAATTAATCCGAATGAAAGATAAGTGGTGGAAGGAGAAAAGAGGCGGGGGAGTTTGTCAG GACGACGACGTAGGAGGCGGTGATGCGCAACCTTTAGTCCTAGCTAATGTGGGTGGAGTGTTCATTGTGCTGGCAGCGGGTTGTGGACTAGCCGTCTTATGCGCCTTCTTAGAAATGCTCTTTGACGTCTGGATGATTTCCCATAGAATGAAA ATATCGTTCAAGGATGAAATCATAGCTGAACTGAAGTTCATCCTTAGCTTTAGCGGGGATACTAAGCCAGTACGCCACAGAGAACCTTCTGGAAGTGGTTCGAGAAGTTCGAAGAAAGATAAAGAAGATAGCGGTGAAGCTGAATCTATTGGTGACAATAGACTTGATCCAGCACCGACACCACGATCCGAAAGGTCTTCGCATTCTCACCACACGTTACATAGTAGAAGACAAAGCAACGCTGTACAAATGGCCCGAATGCGGAAATATAGTGGCAGAAGTATATTGTAG
- the LOC115444024 gene encoding glutamate receptor ionotropic, kainate 3 isoform X5, whose product MLMEIKILIFADIIQMKSWTEFTIIYEGAELLPFLDNIITMQNTNSGEKILMNLVQLPDGDDFRFQLKTVKSSGSLNYLINCSLKTLPLLLEQAQQVGIMSDDHSYLIMNPDFQTVDISPHKHGGSNITGIRLFDPSLESIQTFITSLNEKVVELSEGQIENAIADDALTLDLALVYDAVILYTSAVNAMELEEGANVTCEDNESWEFGSSVINYIRTMEIDGLTGIIKFDEDGFRSDFEVDILEVMAHGFEKVGTWSLEDGYTETRTVIPPTEQEGSDSMKGKHFLILTALSAPYGMLRESAKKLEGNARYEGFGIELIEELAKMNEFNYTFDIQADGVYGSYNPKTKKWNGMMEKIMDGRADFAITDLTITSARQKAVDFTSPFMNLGITILYKKPTKEPPNLFSFISPFSSGVWSWLAGAFVGVSVLLFVLGRLAPEEWQNPYPCIEEPETLDNQFTLANSFWFTLGSVLTQGSEIAPIAVSTRMAGSMWWFFTLIMVSSYTANLAAFLTVESKFYAITSVQDLANNPYGITYGAKKGGATFSFFKESDNLLYQKMYHYMDDHPEYQTATNDEGLERVKSETEKYAFLMESTSIEYMVERNCDVARVGGLLDSKGYGIAMKKNSPYRQPMSESILQLQEEGKLIRMKDKWWKEKRGGGVCQDDDVGGGDAQPLVLANVGGVFIVLAAGCGLAVLCAFLEMLFDVWMISHRMKISFKDEIIAELKFILSFSGDTKPVRHREPSGSGSRSSKKDKEDSGEAESIGDNRLDPAPTPRSERSSHSHHTLHSRRQSNAVQMARMRKYSGRSIL is encoded by the exons ATGTTGATggagataaaaatattg ATCTTCGCTGACATTATACAAATGAAAAGTTGGACGgaatttactataatatacgAAGGCGCTGAACTTTTACCGTTCCTAGACAATATAATCACAATGCAGAATACAAACAGTGGTGAAAAGATTTTGATGAATCTCGTTCAATTACCTGATGGAGACGACTTCAG ATTCCAATTAAAGACCGTGAAAAGTTCGGGCTctcttaattacttaattaactGTAGTTTAAAAACTTTACCATTGTTACTCGAGCAAGCACAGCAAGTTGGGATAATGTCTGATGATCACAGCTACCTTATAATGAACCCTGACTTTCAAACTGTCGACATAAGTCCTCATAAACACGGCGGTTCTAATATAACGG GGATACGCTTATTCGATCCTAGTTTAGAGTCCATTCAAACCTTCATTACGTCTCTAAATGAGAAAGTAGTGGAATTATCTGAGGGTCAGATAGAGAACGCAATTGCAGACGATGCTTTAACTTTAGATTTGGCTTTAGTTTATGACGCTGTTATTTTGTACACTTCGGCAGTAAATGCGATGGAACTTGAAGAAGGTGCTAATGTTACTTGCGAAGACAATGAAAGCTGGGAATTTGGATCTagtgttattaattacattagaact ATGGAAATAGATGGCTTGACAGGCATTATAAAATTCGATGAGGATGGTTTTCGTTCTGATTTCGAAGTAGATATATTAGAGGTTATGGCTCATGGTTTCGAAAAG GTTGGAACATGGTCTCTTGAAGATGGTTATACGGAAACTAGGACTGTTATTCCGCCCACTGAACAAGAAGGATCAGACTCTATGAAAggcaaacattttttaatactcACTGCTCTG aGTGCACCGTATGGAATGTTAAGAGAATCGGCAAAAAAGCTAGAGGGTAATGCTCGTTATGAAGGTTTCGGTATAGAATTAATAGAAGAACTAGCAAAAATGAACGAATTTAATTACACGTTTGATATACAAGCTGATGGTGTCTATGGCTCATATAATCCGAAGACCAAAAAATGGAATGGCATGATGGAAAAAATTATGGATGGt CGAGCAGATTTCGCCATAACGGATCTAACGATAACTTCGGCACGACAGAAAGCAGTGGACTTTACCAGCCCTTTCATGAATTTGGGAAtaactatactatataaaaaaccTACTAAAGAACCTCCAAACTTGTTCTCCTTCATATCACCATTTTCATCAGGC gtgtGGAGCTGGCTTGCAGGCGCTTTTGTTGGAGTATCTgtcttattatttgttttgggAAGATTAGCACCTGAAGAATGGCAAAATCCCTACCCATGTATAGAAGAACCGGAGACCTTAGATAATCAGTTTACATTAGCAAATTCTTTTTGGTTTACGCTTGGAAGTGTTCTAACGCAAGGATCGGAAATTGCTCCAAT agcGGTCTCTACCCGTATGGCGGGTAGTATGTGGTGGTTTTTCACATTAATCATGGTATCGTCATATACAGCCAATCTTGCTGCTTTCCTCACGGTTGAATCCAAGTTTTATGCTATTACAAGTGTACAAGATTTGGCTAATAATCCATACGGTATAACGTATGGTGCGAAGAAGGGTGGCGCCACATTCAGTTTCTTTAAG GAATCTGATAACTTATTATATCAGAAAATGTATCATTACATGGACGATCATCCGGAATACCAAACGGCCACGAACGATGAGGGACTTGAAag AGTTAAATCGGAGACAGAAAAATATGCATTCCTGATGGAATCGACATCGATCGAGTATATGGTTGAACGGAATTGTGATGTTGCGCGAGTTGGCGGACTTCTGGATAGCAAGGGTTATGGTATTGCTATGAAAAAAA ATTCGCCGTATCGACAGCCAATGAGCGAATCAATACTACAATTACAAGAAGAAGGTAAATTAATCCGAATGAAAGATAAGTGGTGGAAGGAGAAAAGAGGCGGGGGAGTTTGTCAG GACGACGACGTAGGAGGCGGTGATGCGCAACCTTTAGTCCTAGCTAATGTGGGTGGAGTGTTCATTGTGCTGGCAGCGGGTTGTGGACTAGCCGTCTTATGCGCCTTCTTAGAAATGCTCTTTGACGTCTGGATGATTTCCCATAGAATGAAA ATATCGTTCAAGGATGAAATCATAGCTGAACTGAAGTTCATCCTTAGCTTTAGCGGGGATACTAAGCCAGTACGCCACAGAGAACCTTCTGGAAGTGGTTCGAGAAGTTCGAAGAAAGATAAAGAAGATAGCGGTGAAGCTGAATCTATTGGTGACAATAGACTTGATCCAGCACCGACACCACGATCCGAAAGGTCTTCGCATTCTCACCACACGTTACATAGTAGAAGACAAAGCAACGCTGTACAAATGGCCCGAATGCGGAAATATAGTGGCAGAAGTATATTGTAG